agcacctggaggaaacccacgctgacacggggagaacatgtcagagcacctggaggaaacccacgctgacacagggagaacatgtcagagcacctggaggaaacccacgctgacacagggagaacatgtcagagcacctggaggaaacccacgctgacacagggagaacatgtcagagcacctggaggaaacccacgctgacacagggagaacatgtcagagcacctggaggaaacccacgctgacacagggagaacatgtcggagcacctggaggaaacccacgctgacacggggagaacatgtgggagcacctggaggaaacccacgctgacacagggagaacatgtcagagcacctggaggaaacccacgctgacaccgGGAGAACATGTctgagcacctggaggaaacccacgctgacacagggagaacatgtcagagcacctggaggaaacccacgctgacacagggagaacatgtgggagcacctggaggaaacccacgctgacacagggagaacatgtcagagcacctggaggaaacccacactgacacagggagaacatgtgggagcacctggaggaaacccacgctgacacagggagaacatgtcagagcacctggaggaaacccacgctgacactgggagaacatgtcagagcacctggaggaaacccacgctgacacagggagaacatgtcagagcacctggaggaaacccacgctgacacagggagaacatgtcggagcacctggaggaaacccacgctgacacagggagaacatgtcagagcacctggaggaaacccacgctgacacagagagaacatgtcagagcacctggaggaaacccacgctgacacagggagaacatgtcagagcacctggaggaaacccacactgacacagggagaacatgtgggagcacctggaggaaacccacgctgacacggggagaacatgtcggagcacctggaggaaacccacgctgacacagggagaacatgtcagagcacctggaggaaacccacgctgacacggggagaacatgtcggagcacctggaggaaactaCTGGTGGACTGTTTCTattgcagagttcaaagggttaaataaagTCGAGGGTCTTTGAGACACGATGACGCCATCATCGACTGATGACAATTCATTCTCCATCTCACCCTTTGCTTttgtccttctcctcttcctcctccctctccgtCTGCCTCTTGATTACTCTCTGTGATTATGTGAactcattaaaacaaacaaatcactaAAGTGATGTTGACAGCTCGTAGCTCTCTGCCTCAGCAGCAGCTTGTTCCTCCCATTTTTCTCTTAATGTTCTGTTACGGGATGAACATTTACCCTCAGTGCTCAAGGATCcagctcactgtaaaataaagtcttcattttatttcactttaaaatgttATGACAGTTACGTGTCCAGCAGTACTACTTTATTCCTCCAGCGTCTCACATCATTTCGTAAACACATGCTGTAAAAAACATTGGCTCAACAGGAGGAACTAAACTTTTCCATTAAAATTCCTGCTCCGACACTTGAGCCTGCTGCTCCCCTGCTGCCAACATAACAATCTGAGATCTATTACTGTGTGTAAACATCAATACGTCCCAAATTCCCTGATGGATACAGCGCAGGCATGACCCTCTGAGCTATTCAAATCATTACCGCAGTAACAATGAGATTCACCTTAACCCATGTTGCTATGGCTACAGTGGAGCAGAGCGCCGCAGAGTTGCTTCTGTGTAGAGTTTCATTCCTGCAGTTGGTCTCTAAGCTCATTCACACGCACTCATACACACAGAGGATGTGGATGTGCAGGATTGATACACAAATGTACTACACACGCtcttacaaaaacacaaacaacaaaagcacaagcagatttaaaaataaatcactggTCATTGCAGCAGGTCAGACCTGCCACATCTCTGTGACTCTTCCAGCACATCACATGTCTGATCTGACTGCCGCTGGTTTGTTGCAACGTGCCGGCTGCAGCAGCTCAAGGTTAAATTCCGAGAGGGAAAATAAACACACGGTGTGATCGCCGTTCAGACTTGCAGAGAGTTGCAAAGGATCAGACGTGCAAAGACTGTTTCCCAGGTGTGCTGCAGGAGAGGACAGAAGGCATGATGTGGATAAAAGACGAGGCTGACAAACACTGTTGTATGTGTAACCTGTGTGTGACCTTCCCTTTGTGATGAGGAATCTATGCTGCTTATACTGGATGTAAATGGACGCCACAtttatagtgcctttctagtcgttctatcactcaaagcactttcacATTGtgcattcactcattcacacacacattcatacactggtggctgaggctagaGTACAAGgcgccacctgctactcagtttataaccattcaacacacacatgtggggTTCAAGAATGTTTGGACATGACAGAGATTGCACTACTGATGATGACGACTCttccctctgagccacagctgttTAGCATCAGTATCTATATTGAGGGTTCTTCAAAGTATGATAGAGCCAAGACCCAGATTACACAAAAAACCCAATAACACccattaaaatctgttttttgtcttCAGCAGAGAAGGTTACAATCGGCATTCATTCCTGGGACAAACTACTCTGCAAGAGTCACGGGTATTTATCGGCCCCAGCTCCGATCAGCATCAACAGAAACATGACACCTGTCCAGTCGGTGCTCTGAGATCGTTGCAAATTAAGTTTGAAgcagagactgaataagtaagagatacaAAGTTGAAGTAACCACCgaaacattttcactgacctCCATGCTGCTCTCTACTGTTGACTGAGCCGGCAGAAGTAttggtttcatttgttttattttatgttgtaaggttttatttattgttttaaacaattttattttgttgcttgGCTTTATTTGCAGGCCTTTAATTTGAAACTGcatattgcttgttttaaatttgttttacttcctgtcgTTAAATATGGACCTGATTCAGactcttctcatgcactgttagtttgttttcctGCTTAAAGTAATGCACAAACAGGTTTCtcttcctgaacctaacctctGTCACTCTACATTAAGTGCGTAACTTTACATTTACTATGTCAGGTCATTCACAGCATATATTACAaaccgttgtatgaggatacgctGCCTGTTGCCTTCACCTGGTTGTTGGTTCGACTGCTCTTTGAAGCCATTAGATAAGAGGGTGAAGCAAGAGGAGTGAATGGTGCGCTGGGAGGAGAAGGCAGACGCCTGAATCCACAAAACAAGAACTGATGCAGTGGAGATctagcagggaggaggagagagtagGCGGAGCCAGAGAGCAGGCCGACGTGTTCATGGCAGTGGGAGGCCACAAGCTGGAGTCCTGgagtctctttgtttttttagcagTACCTCGGTGAGACAGCGTCAGAGTGACGGACAGCAGTCAGCGAGGTCCTGCCGTGAGGCCAGCGACCTGCAGCACTGGTCGAGTCTGCGTCCAAAATGAATGacattaaatttattttttgttatttttaggaCAATTTTTAAAGggctttttttaatcatgtccTTTCTAAGGCATTTTAATTccctttttacattttaagaatGTTTTAAAGGATGTTATGacataactttatttgttaataaattattgttaCTTCCAACTTGATTTTAAGCCGTCGTTGCTCCTTGACTGTCCAGTGTTGCTCTTCACCTGATCCAGAGAACTCTTTATTTAGAGAAATCCTTAAATCTACCGCGTTACATAAACAGGTGTGTCTAGTGAACATATATACGTTTAGCTTTTCTGATTTATTTCTGTAACAAAATCCAGGCAGCGTAGAGGCGCCGCTCTCTTCCTTGTAAAGGATTCTTGGTATATGTGGGGGGGAAAGCCACTTTAAAGACAACAGTGACACACATTGTTACGCTCCCGGTTGTTAGTTTTTTTAGGTCACTGTGTTCTGAGTGACAAAGTTTTCTTGTTGGGAGACAAATGTTGTCGGTGTTCTGCTACATGAGCCGAGCgatgactcacacacactgtgagatGTGATGAAGACGGCAATGTTACATATTACATGTCGTAAAAGAGtttaataaacataaatacagcAGGATTCATgtatcctctctctctctcacacacacacacacacacacacacacacacacacacacacacacactccatcgTGCACACAGCGGGAGCATGAGCAGTCTCAACACAGTTTTAACACAGTAGCTTGCAGTCATGGGATTTCCCAGCAGGAGCCATTTGGAGATGCAATTCAATTTAATATTCTGGTAAAAAGTTACCTTGATATTCAGCAGTCTTCAGGGTTTGAGAATCAACCCACTGTAATTTCACCTGGGTGCAATTTTTATCCGCTGAGCCTCCAAACAGGCAGGAGTTTTAAACCCTGCAAACAttaatctctctctgtctcatacTTCGCCTCTCCCGTCTCTGCGACTCTGTGGGGCtgtttctttgcctcctcctctcctcttttacTCCTCCTCAGAGTACCTTCAACTTTCCATCGCTTTCTTCCCCCTCTCACCTCcctcctctgactcctctccACAAGAGGAGACACAAAGGCTCTTCCAGGCTGATCTGTGTCAACATTTACACTGGTGTTGTTCTCCTGGCTCTGCCCTCACTGTGTCACGTGTTCGTGTCCACCTGGTCCAATGTTCTCTCTCTTCTAGCtctggttttggtctccaccggCTCCTGAGGGAAATCTGTCTCtgaatgctccactgtgttcaccagctggtctctaactgtgtctgtctgctgtttgctgctgagcaggtggaGTACCAGCCCAGTCGCAACaagaaatgttggcactgttaTTTATAGCACTATCCCAGCAAGAAACACAGCGAGGTCTTGGTgtaaaaacaattgctttttgtaGCACTATTCTGGCAGTGAACACAGAGCGCCTTGGTACAGAAACAgccgcttttcatggcactatcccggctggaaatgcagcagtgtgttagtaaaaaacatctgctttttgtagcactattctggcagaaaatgcagagATATCTTTGTAACAGCCAACTGCTTTCTGTGGTAATTTCTTGGAAGGAAGCGCAGCAATGTGCATTACTGCTATTTAcagcactatcccagcaggaaacacagtgaggcTTGAGagacaaacagctgctttttgtggcaccatcGTAGAAGTTAGCACAGCAACGTTTCAGTGAAAcaacagctgcttttcatgGTACTATCCCTGCAAGAAATGCTgtaatgtttcttttcattgcACTGTACCAGAAGGAAATGCAGTGAGAATTTCAGTAACAAACAACCACTTTGTGTGGCACTAtgctggcaggaaatgcagcaatgtcttggttaaaaaaaaaacgcctTTTCATTCCCAGGAGGACATGtaggtcttgaacagtggtcagCCAAGACTGTAAAGCACTCTGAGGTGAAGTCTGACGATAATTCTCAGTGGGTTCATCTCTGAGTGACCTCCTTCACGTCACATCGTCATTTTAATCACCGTCAGATATGGATTAAAGCTGCTTTAAAGGTTTTACAGATGCATCTGTGGAGAAAAGTGAGAAGAGAAGTGTCAGtgtgcctttctctctctctcatccaaCCAAATCTCTTATCATTTGCCATCAACAGTAAAGCTCCTCACTGCACATGTATGTTCCCCTCCATCTTTACTCCCTCTGTCCAGGTATAAACCTTTTGTCCCTTTCCTC
This region of Epinephelus fuscoguttatus linkage group LG1, E.fuscoguttatus.final_Chr_v1 genomic DNA includes:
- the LOC125894956 gene encoding uncharacterized protein LOC125894956, which encodes MFSPCQRGFPPGAPTCSPRVSVGFLQVLPHVLPVSAWVSSRCSDMFSPCQRGFPPGAPTCSPCVSVGFLQVLQLPPTVQRHAG